In Polaromonas sp. JS666, one genomic interval encodes:
- a CDS encoding GAF domain-containing protein → MNAAQSAQLSQLAQLAPEPCLADIRPCLEGAIPAVMATCAMDGTPNVAYISQVFYVDERHVALSFQFFNKTRKNILANPYATVLVLHPVTAAFFRMHIRYLRTETEGPVFEGMKAQLAGIASHSGMAGVFRLQGSDIYEVQAIECIAGEPLPAAPPRASMLTGLRRGSERLSRCTGLGELLNAALATLTDFVGIQHAMVLMLDPATQRLYTVASCGYATSGVGSEIEMGQGVIGVAARERTPVRIVHMSSAYAYNRAIKTSLGASAPELMLETDIPYPGLAEPHSQVAVPIVSVGRLLGVLFAESPNDLQFGFEEEDALVALAGHLGAAIDLMQAGPEAAELADAAPPAAAVNRQAEGPGAKAGGAALQLRRFTSNDSVFVNDSYLIKGVAGAIFWKLVTDHVRQGRTEFSNRELRLDPAIHLPDVTDNLEARLLLLQRRLAERGPHIRIEKTGRGRFRLAVQRPLVLADVAA, encoded by the coding sequence ATGAACGCGGCTCAATCGGCGCAATTGTCACAGTTGGCGCAGTTGGCCCCGGAACCCTGCCTCGCGGACATACGCCCCTGTCTGGAGGGCGCCATCCCGGCCGTCATGGCCACCTGCGCGATGGACGGCACGCCCAACGTGGCCTATATCTCGCAGGTGTTTTATGTGGACGAGCGCCACGTGGCGCTGTCTTTCCAGTTCTTCAACAAGACGCGAAAAAACATCCTGGCCAATCCTTACGCCACGGTGCTGGTGTTGCACCCGGTCACGGCGGCGTTTTTCCGCATGCACATCCGCTACCTGCGCACCGAAACCGAAGGCCCGGTATTTGAGGGCATGAAGGCCCAGCTGGCCGGCATCGCGTCGCACAGCGGCATGGCGGGCGTGTTCAGGCTGCAGGGCTCGGACATCTACGAAGTGCAGGCGATCGAGTGCATTGCCGGCGAGCCCCTGCCCGCCGCCCCACCGCGCGCCAGCATGCTGACGGGGCTGCGCCGCGGCAGCGAGCGGCTGTCGCGCTGCACCGGGCTGGGGGAGCTGCTCAATGCCGCGCTGGCGACGCTGACCGACTTTGTGGGCATTCAGCATGCGATGGTGCTGATGCTGGATCCGGCCACCCAACGGCTCTACACCGTGGCCAGCTGCGGTTATGCCACTTCGGGCGTGGGCTCGGAAATTGAAATGGGCCAGGGCGTGATTGGCGTGGCCGCGCGGGAACGCACTCCGGTTCGCATCGTGCACATGAGCAGCGCCTACGCCTACAACCGGGCCATTAAAACCAGCCTGGGCGCCAGCGCGCCTGAGCTGATGCTGGAGACCGACATTCCCTACCCGGGCCTGGCCGAGCCGCACAGCCAGGTGGCGGTGCCCATCGTTTCTGTTGGCCGGCTGCTGGGCGTGCTGTTTGCCGAGAGCCCGAACGACCTGCAGTTTGGCTTTGAAGAGGAGGACGCGCTGGTCGCGCTGGCCGGCCATCTGGGGGCGGCCATCGACCTGATGCAGGCCGGCCCGGAGGCCGCCGAGCTGGCGGACGCCGCACCGCCAGCGGCAGCGGTGAACAGGCAGGCTGAAGGCCCCGGCGCCAAGGCAGGTGGTGCGGCCCTGCAGTTGCGGCGCTTCACAAGCAACGACAGCGTGTTTGTCAACGACAGCTACCTGATCAAGGGCGTGGCGGGCGCGATCTTCTGGAAGCTGGTGACAGACCATGTCCGGCAGGGCCGGACCGAGTTTTCCAACCGCGAGTTGCGGCTGGACCCCGCCATTCACCTGCCCGATGTGACAGACAACCTCGAAGCGCGCCTGCTGCTGCTGCAGCGCCGCCTGGCTGAGCGCGGCCCGCACATCCGCATCGAGAAAACCGGGCGTGGCCGCTTCAGGCTGGCGGTGCAGCGTCCGCTGGTGCTGGCGGACGTGGCGGCCTGA